One Babesia bovis T2Bo chromosome 4 map unlocalized Chr4_1, whole genome shotgun sequence genomic window carries:
- a CDS encoding Exosome component EXOSC1/CSL4 family protein, translating to MSRRFVLPGESLGPVGSRPVEGNVYNRSGLLHSSVMGTVESIVPSDGSATSIDVRHPGSSIPAVGAIVIAQVQRISHQQAECCIVCLEGRSIPEGLKGVISLSNIYQSKAIEPKIYECFHPGDFVRAKVISTSDTKQLMLSTAQKDLGVIRVPEAGEELVPISWKFFLGAKSGTVLTRKVAYPSVTVKEPRTGSDAMAID from the exons atgtcacGTAGATTCGTACTTCCCGGTGAAAGTCTGGGTCCCGTGGGCTCGCGCCCAGTAGAGGGGAATGTGTATAATCGTTCGGGTTTACTACACTCCTCGGTTATGGGCACTGTAGAGTCTATAGTGCCTTCTGACGGCTCG gCTACCTCAATAGATGTGCGCCACCCCGGGTCTTCTATACCTGCCGTAGGCGCGATCGTCATTGCGCAGGTTCAGCGCATATCGCATCAACAGGCTGAATGTTGCATTGTATGTTTGGAAGGTCGTTCCATCCCCGAAGGACTCAAGGGTGTGATATCCCTTAGCAACATATACCAATCTAAGGCCATAGAGCCTAAGATATATGAATGTTTCCATCCGGGTGATTTTGTGCGTGCCAAGGTGATATCTACCAGTGATACTAAGCAGCTGATGCTAAGCACAGCCCAGAAGGACCTGGGTGTTATCAGGGTACCTGAAGCTGGAG AGGAGCTGGTTCCCATATCTTGGAAGTTCTTTCTGGGTGCTAAAAGCGGTACTGTATTGACTCG CAAGGTCGCTTACCCCTCCGTTACCGTGAAAGAACCCAGAACAGGATCTGACGCCATGGCAATAGATTAG
- a CDS encoding Rieske-like [2Fe-2S] domain family protein, whose product MPESLDELYIQNYVDVGSTFEFLGRSRRVVVSGRNVAIFHHGDNFFALDANCFHAAGPLEQHVGDIEEINGEPCIRCPYHQKIISISTGNSFYEAVDIERLAEGTVKIRSLGFRSQGVKQRCHKTKVVNGRLLVYINHGHELESDKYAHM is encoded by the exons ATGCCGGAATCTTTAGAtgaattgtatatacaaaattATGTCGACGTTGGTTCGACATTTGAG TTCCTAGGTCGTTCTAGGCGTGTGGTTGTCTCCGGTCGCAACG TTGCTATATTCCACCATGGCGATAATTTCTTCGCATTGGATGCCAACTGTTTCCATGCTGCCGGTCCCTTGGAGCAG CACGTGGGTGACATTGAGGAAATAAACGGGGAGCCTTGCATCCGTTGTCCATATCACCAGAAgattatatctatatccaCTGGTAATTCCTTTTACGAGGCTGTTGATATCGAGCGCCTGGCTGAGGGTACTGTGAAAATACGTTCTCTTGGCTTCCGATCCCAGGGCGTTAAACAACGTTGTCACAAGACTAAAGTTGTAAATGGGCGTTTATTAGTTTATATAAACCATGGACATGAGTTGGAATCTGACAAATATGCTCACATGTGA
- a CDS encoding Protein kinase domain family protein, which produces MGGHRSHRSKSHDRDYSRSHKRSRGRHRRDSSSESLSSVSDRSRSRAESRSHHDRKSRSGSSHHRRSSLRVDRYSDIHSERSRVSRSPDRSGSRFILKSVKNTNQIHVDVSSARGFESSEDRQSNRTILVGARRSFQLPSTIKSHSSVTEGSDEASEEGEITEGLVLDDDEMDVDKFLEQRRLERQKLLEKHSSASRSINPSGVNSGIPSASSETESPNTLPGDQNTDPVQSSTLPLPHMDSTPSETGPGALPDPDQFASSANTGPVFKSFRRDTVGSPLLPDAESKPKASHSRSRNPFAMFISQLDSSSQIGDTATPNNVTSGSQVGNDGVLTTPKIADHIPNNSEESISNTEVLPDKPLSGSNLDDVQESAASLDQQESDGNVLTALARDKCSSLIDKLALPIFAMSSDNLDDGQISELTASDIDDDDVGFNAPVPTKSTSIVNALQSEILGEKIKLRNMMLKLREDHKSEVDETVVTPVQESGAVSASDEYSDSDDDVDIFAEADDTSSKKERPSSKRRKTQRRETTVRGLSDEWNDAEGYYQATIGELLGDRYKVISESAGKGVFASVARCLDIDTNTTVAVKVIRNHDIMVRAAEKEISILQRLNNSDPEDRRHVVRLLGRFDYRGHVCMVFPWLWGNLRNALRLHGKGKGGFSLPYIHSYTRQLFIALRHLARNGVMHADLKPDNILVNDDFTRITVCDLGSASDVSENEITAYLVSRFYRAPEIILGLRYDCKIDIWSAAATIFELATGDILFPGRTNNHMLKLMMEYKGKVPNRVIRAGQLSSQHFDDNLDFIYVSRDSFSHKDSVKLVSDLRAKRSITDVLLERQPWIKGTSPKKDAMVRRMRQLGDLLERCLAIDPAKRLSADEALQHPFIRG; this is translated from the exons ATGGGTGGACACAGATCGCATCGTAGTAAATCGCATGATCGCGACTATTCGCGGTCTCATAAGCGTTCTCGTGGTCGTCACAGGCGAGATTCCTCATCGGAATCACTTTCAAGCGTCTCAG ATCGATCTCGTAGTAGAGCTGAATCGCGTAGTCATCATGATCGGAAATCTCGTTCTGGCAGTAGTCATCACCGTCGTTCTTCGTTGAGGGTTGATAGGTACAGCGATATCCATTCAGAGCGTTCACGGGTTTCTCGTAGCCCTGATCGCAGTGGTTCTcgttttatattaaaatcGGTGAAAAACACTAATCAGATACATGTCGACGTTTCGTCTGCACGTGGTTTCGAGTCATCTGAGGACCGTCAGAGTAACCGTACCATCTTGGTAGGAGCTCGG CGATCATTTCAATTACCGTCGACTATCAAATCGCACTCCTCTGTTACTGAGGGCTCTGATGAGG CGTCCGAAGAGGGCGAGATTACCGAGGGTTTAGTTCTGGACGATGACGAGATGGATGTGGATAAATTCTTGGAGCAGCGTCGTCTTGAACGTCAGAAATTGTTGGAAAAGCACTCATCAGCTTCTAGGTCAATTAATCCTTCTGGTGTTAACTCTGGCATACCATCGGCATCGAGTGAGACTGAGTCACCTAACACACTTCCCGGTGATCAAAACACGGACCCAGTTCAATCTTCTACATTACCCCTTCCACACATGGATTCTACCCCTTCTGAAACCGGCCCCGGTGCATTACCAGATCCGGATCAATTTGCTTCCAGTGCTAACACTGGTCCCGTATTTAAATCGTTTAGGCGCGACACAGTAGGTAGCCCTTTGTTACCTGATGCGGAATCGAAGCCTAAGGCTTCACACTCGCGTTCACGAAATCCATTTGCGATGTTTATTTCACAGCTTGATTCATCGTCCCAGATTGGTGATACCGCTACTCCTAACAATGTCACATCCGGGAGCCAGGTAGGTAACGATGGTGTTCTTACGACACCTAAAATTGCTGATCATATACCTAATAACTCTGAAGAATCAATATCGAACACGGAAGTTCTTCCTGACAAGCCTTTATCTGGGAGTAATTTGGACGATGTTCAAGAATCTGCAGCTTCACTTGACCAACAGGAATCAGATGGTAACGTGCTGACAGCGCTTGCCAGAGATAAATGTTCTTCTCTGATTGACAAGTTAGCCTTGCCTATTTTTGCCATGTCTTCTGACAACTTGGACGACGGGCAGATATCTGAGTTAACGGCATCTGACATTGACGACGACGATGTGGGCTTTAATGCTCCTGTGCCCACGAAATCTACTTCTATAGTGAATGCACTACAGAGTGAGATTTTGGGGGAGAAGATTAAGTTGCGTAACATGATGCTTAAGCTTCGGGAGGACCACAAATCCGAGGTAGATGAGACTGTTGTTACTCCAGTTCAGGAGTCTGGTGCTGTATCTGCTTCCGATGAGTACAGTGACTCggatgatgatgttgacATTTTTGCTGAAGCTGATGACACTAGTTCTAAGAAGGAGCGTCCTTCATCTAAGCGTCGGAAGACCCAACGCCGCGAGACTACCGTTCGTGGTCTTAGTGACGAGTGGAATGATGCTGAGGGTTACTATCAGGCCACTATTGGTGAGTTGTTGGGTGATAGGTACAAGGTCATTTCTGAATCTGCCGGTAAGGGTGTCTTCGCTTCAGTTGCTCGTTGTCTTGACATTGACACCAACACTACTGTGGCTGTTAAGGTAATTCGTAATCATGATATCATGGTACGTGCTGCAGAAAAGGAGATATCTATATTACAACGCCTCAATAATAGTGATCCTGAAGACCGGCGTCATGTAGTTCGTTTGTTAGGTCGTTTTGATTACCGTGGCCATGTATGCATGGTATTTCCATGGCTTTGGGGCAATTTACGTAACGCGTTACGTCTTCACGGCAAGGGTAAAGGTGGCTTCAGTCTTCCGTATATCCATTCTTACACTCGTCAGCTATTCATTGCTTTACGCCACCTTGCTAGGAATGGTGTGATGCATGCTGATTTAAAACCGGACAACATATTAGTGAATGACGATTTCACTCGGATAACTGTTTGCGACTTGGGTAGTGCCAGTGACGTTTCTGAGAACGAAATAACTGCGTATTTGGTGAGTCGTTTTTACCGTGCTCCAGAGATCATTTTGGGTTTACGTTATGACTGCAAGATTGACATTTGGAGTGCCGCTGCTACTATTTTCGAGTTGGCAACTGGTGACATTTTATTTCCAGGTCGCACTAACAACCACATGTTGAAGTTGATGATGGAGTATAAGGGTAAGGTACCCAATCGTGTCATTCGTGCTGGTCAGTTATCATCACAACACTTTGACGATAACTTGGATTTCATTTATGTTTCGCGTGACTCCTTTAGTCACAAGGATTCGGTAAAGCTGGTGAGTGACTTGCGTGCTAAGCGCAGCATCACTGACGTTTTACTTGAGCGCCAGCCTTGGATTAAGGGTACATCTCCTAAGAAGGATGCCATGGTTCGTAGGATGCGTCAGCTTGGTGACCTTCTTGAGCGTTGCCTCGCCATTGATCCCGCTAAGCGGTTGAGCGCTGACGAGGCATTGCAGCATCCGTTTATTCGCGGTTAG
- a CDS encoding putative glycerol-3-phosphate dehydrogenase: MATGKKVCVVGCGNWGSAVAKLVAENTPRYPEFDDTVIIYVLEEVFEGRNLSEIINTDHENKKYLPGIKLPHNILAVPDLKQCIQDSDIFIIVIPHQFVNSTVAKIKSFNVMKPGSLAINLVKGIELTEKVVNCFTDTIEKELGIPCLALSGANVAKNVAMEEFSEATIGYKNKEHAVLFQRLFDRPYFKINCVPGVSAVQVFGAIKNAVAIAAGFCDGLGLGSNTKAAIMRIGLNEIYRFACKFFKDINTDVVFESAGVADLITTCIGGRNVRCAAEFAKHGGKKSWHDIENEMLGGQKLQGTSTCEEVYKVLVAHNMENDFPLFVVTYNIAFQGAEPAELIRKFSNETLNPF; the protein is encoded by the exons ATGGCAACTGGCAAGAAG GTTTGCGTAGTTGGATGTGGAAATTGGGGAAGTGCTGTGGCAAAACTTGTCGCAGAAAACACACCAAGATACCCAGAATTCGATGACACTGTAATCATTTACGTATTGGAAGAAGTTTTCGAAGGACGTAACCTTAGTGAAATCATTAACACCGATCATGAAAACAAAAAGTATCTGCCAGGTATCAAACTTCCACACAACATTCTGGCAGTCCCGGATCTGAAACAATGTATCCAGGATTCTGAcatcttcatcattgtAATTCCACACCAGTTCGTCAACAGCACTGTAGCTAAAATTAAATCATTCAATGTAATGAAACCAGGGTCTTTGGCAATCAATCTTGTTAAAGGAATTGAACTCACTGAAAAGGTTGTCAACTGCTTTACCGATACCATCGAAAAGGAATTGGGTATCCCATGCTTAGCGCTTTCAGGTGCCAATGTGGCCAAGAATGTGGCAATGGAGGAGTTCAGTGAAGCAACCATTGGTTACAAGAACAAAGAACACGCCGTTCTATTCCAGAGACTTTTCGACAGACCTTACTTTAAAATCAACTGTGTACCCGGAGTGTCTGCCGTACAGGTCTTTGGTGCCATCAAAAATGCAGTGGCTATTGCAGCTGGTTTCTGCGATGGTCTAGGTCTTGGGTCTAACACCAAGGCTGCCATCATGAGAATTGGACTCAACGAAATCTACAGATTCGCTTGCAAGTTCTTCAAGGATATCAACACAGACGTGGTATTCGAAAGTGCTGGTGTAGCCGATTTGATTACTACATGTATTGGAGGAAGGAATGTTCGCTGTGCAGCAGAATTTGCCAAACATGGTGGCAAGAAGTCATGGCATGATATTGAAAACGAAATGCTGGGAGGCCAAAAGCTACAG GGAACTTCTACATGTGAGGAAGTTTACAAAGTGCTCGTTGCACACAACATGGAGAATGATTTCCCATTGTTTGTTGTAACTTACAACATTGCCTTCCAGGGAGCTGAACCCGCAGAGCTTATACGCAAGTTTTCG AATGAGACCCTAAACCCTTTCTAA
- a CDS encoding tetratricopeptide repeat (TPR)-/ U-box domain-containing protein, which translates to MPCNYTCISSGDDLNADFKNREDDWETRHQRMQEAEKYKSLGNESFKRGFLESAIEYYSKAIKLNPDKFEYYTNRALCYKKQGKWKEVANDVRTALNLDADSVKAHYYLGQALIQLGEPEEGLKKLTKAKTLSEHFKVPYIDEIEDEILKAKRNIWLMQDAEFTQNVFNLKDYVEGAIARDFHAGTMSDEEHSQRISQYQSVFDALEKGRVREVPSYLCCKISMCIMKDPVVSPSGITYERELLEHHLKYNGNFDPVTREPCSQNDIYPNYSIKEAIDQFLKENPWAYDE; encoded by the exons ATGCCGTGTAACTATACATGTATTAGCTCTGGTGATGATTTGAACGCAGATTTCAAAAATCGTGAAGATGATTGGGAGACCAGGCATCAACGAATGCAAGAAGCAGAAAAGTATAAATCACTAGGAAATGAAAGTTTTAAACGTGGATTCTTGGAATCAGCAATCGAATATTACTCTAAAGCAATAAAACTTAATCCAGACAAATTTGAATACTATACAAACAGAGCCCTATGCTACAAAAAACAGGGTAAATGGAAAGAA GTGGCAAATGACGTAAGAACGGCATTGAACCTGGATGCAGATTCCGTAAAAGCCCACTACTACCTTGGACAGGCATTAATTCAACTAG GTGAACCAGAAGAAGGCCTGAAAAAACTCACTAAAGCAAAAACGCTGTCAGAGCACTTCAAAGTGCCATATATAGACGAAATTGAAGATGAAATCTTAAAGGCCAAAAGAAATATATGGTTGATGCAAGATGCCGAATTCACCCAAAATGTTTTCAACTTAAAGGATTATGTAGAG GGTGCCATCGCACGTGATTTCCACGCCGGGACTATGTCAGATGAAGAACATAGCCAAcgcatatcgcaatatcaGTCTGTTTTCGATGCATTAGAAAAAGGACGAGTACGGGAAGTACCTAGTTATCTCTGCTGTAAAATATCCATG TGTATTATGAAAGACCCGGTAGTCTCCCCAAGCGGTATAACATACGAAAGAGAACTATTGGAGCATCATCTGAAGTATAATGGAAATTTCGATCCCGTAACCAG AGAACCGTGCTCAcagaatgatatatacccAAACTACTCAATTAAAGAAGCCATTGACCAGTTTCTGAAAGA GAATCCATGGGCATATGATGAGTAA
- a CDS encoding GTP1/OBG containing protein: MLLSQSILHNGIHDAYGISLRQHRAPCLNRFGSAFLHPILTSRHTQSLNILEKQPTEEISAWMSLQCTSEQLRLVHSRRSRTHRGSNKSSCAAARENDFTPVPSDKDILNSDTAVGTELDMLTDEPTTFVDATDTNNEWYETQLVDRCKLIAIGGRGGNGCVSFRREKHVPLGGADGGNGGPGGSVYLICDDEISNLNHVKKLYIYKAESGNHGLGGRRNGAKGKHCYIPVPPGTYVYNKEGKLYAILQRKGDTLMLVRGGRGGKGNRYYKTKFNPTPHVCELGEEGFKRELLLNYKMLGNLALIGKPNSGKSSLLRCLSNARPRVSNQAFSTKFPILGVFKINDQADVDPDNDTTQDSHRTTGEINTEINDICRNANNAYTSTYSTALTGGNYIKSEQDESDNECPLIKSHTPNAFSHTSLISEVTDGYKDTDDDVFDDNVNPEHNGDSQYTPPIPLKSLEDQAAYNKDSSKSYSHLYGFRCRNKYAIQNDSPPVSSENGSYILDGETKGGTLNKDKSLSTDLCVDELSSITDELSSGLDTMSDCTTESGDTQDNSYSEDDSDAYLEEDSFHTAAAMEELCDITPDVPTSQVKKQLVIADVPGLIQGASSGKGLGHKFLKHIENSNVLTYVIDSSVTDPLQDYIDVKNEIFTYNPDLLSRLELIILNKIDLIDHAKVEQLVKEFTEEVNHTRIYPVSAKTRANMYMLENSFKWIYRLPMTKKEIDRKPISLAIDDPDDFRKLNPRKFKVEKIAEGKFRIISDYLQRKIPMMRFDIRESLDRLRRILRINRIHLKLKKMGVEQGDTLQIGDMSFCVNELAC, from the exons ATGCTCTTATCACAGAGCATTTTACATAATGGAATCCACGATGCATATGGAATATCACTCAGACAGCATCGAGCGCCAT GTCTCAACAGATTCGGTAGTGCATTCCTACATCCCATATTAACGTCTAGAC ATACCCAAAGTTTAAACATACTGGAGAAGCAACCTACAGAAGAGATATCAGCATGGATGAGCTTGCAATGTACAAGCGAACAGTTGCGTTTGGTTCACAGTCGCAGATCTCGGACGCATAGAGGCAGTAATAAAAGCAGTTGTGCGGCAGCGAGGGAGAATGACTTCACTCCCGTTCCAAGTGATAAGGATATCTtaaatagtgatactgcaGTAGGTACAGAACTCGATATGCTAACAGATGAGCCAACAACATTTGTCGATGCAACCGATACTAACA ATGAGTGGTATGAAACCCAACTTGTGGATAGATGTAAATTAATAGCTATCGGAGGACGAGGTGGTAATGGATGTGTTTCATTCAGAAGAGAGAAACACGTGCCGCTAGGAGGAGCAGATGGAGGTAATGGAGGGCCGGGAGGCTCGGTATACCTGATATGCGATGATGAAATTAGCAATCTCAACCATGTCAAAAAATTGTATATCTACAAAGCAGAAAGTGGCAATCACGGACTAGGAGGTAGAAGAAATGGAGCTAAAGGAAAGCATTGCTATATACCAGTGCCACCAGGAACGTATGTGTACAACAAAGAAGGGAAATTGTACGCAATACTTCAGCGCAAAG GAGATACGTTAATGTTGGTACGTGGAGGTCGTGGTGGAAAAGGAAACAGatattataaaacaaaGTT CAACCCAACGCCACATGTATGCGAACTTGGTGAGGAAGGCTTCAAAAGAGAGCTGTTATTGAATTATAAAATGCTTGGAAATCTAGCACTTATAGGAAAACCAAATTCAG GTAAAAGCTCGCTACTAAGGTGCTTAAGCAATGCAAGACCTAGAGTATCGAACCAAGCCTTCTCAACTAAATTCCCAATTCTAGGAGTATTCAAAATAAACGATCAAGCAGACGTCGATCCCGATAATGATACCACACAAGACAGCCACAGGACCACCGGAGAAATAAACACGGaaataaatgatatatgcagAAATGCTAACAA CGCCTATACGTCAACATATAGCACTGCATTGACGGGTGgaaattatataaaaagtGAACAAGACGAATCTGACAATGAATGTCCGCTAATCAAATCGCATACTCCAAATGCATTTAGTCATACGTCGCTGATTAGTGAGGTAACCGATGGTTATAAAGATACGGATGATGATGTGTTTGATGACAATGTTAACCCCGAACACAATGGAGATAGCCAATATACTCCACCTATACCGTTGAAATCACTGGAGGATCAAGCCGCGTACAACAAGGACAGTAGTAAAAGCTATAGTCATCTATATGGGTTCCGTTGTAGGAATAAATACGCCATCCAGAATGACAGCCCACCAGTGTCCAGTGAAAATGGGTCTTACATTTTAGACGGAGAAACAAAAGGCGGAACGTTAAATAAAGATAAAAGCTTATCAACAGATCTGTGCGTAGACGAATTGTCATCAATAACCGATGAACTATCAAGTGGCTTAGATACTATGTCTGACTGTACCACAGAAAGTGGTGATACACAGGATAATTCATATAGTGAAGATGATTCCGATGCATACCTAGAAGAAGATTCGTTTCATACAGCTGCTGCTATGGAGGAACTATGCGATATAACTCCTGATGTACCTACCTCCCAGGTAAAAAAACAATTGGTTATAGCAGATGTACCCGGGCTCATACAAGGTGCAAGTTCAGGAAAAGGTTTGGGTCATAAATTCCTAAAACATATTGAAAATTCTAACGTCCTTACATATGTAATCGACTCAAGTGTCACTGACCCACTGCAGGACTATATCGATGTGAAGAATGAAATCTTTACATATAACCCTGATCTGTTGAGTCGGTTGGAACTAATCATACTCAACAAAATAGACTTAATTGATCATGCCAAGGTGGAACAACTTGTAAAAGAATTTACAGAAGAAGTTAACCACACGAGGATATATCCAGTATCTGCTAAAACGAGAGCAAACATGTACATGTTGGAGAATTCGtttaaatggatatataggCTTCCCATGACAAAGAAGGAGATAGATAGAAAACCTATAAGCCTGGCAATAGATGATCCCGATGATTTCAGGAAACTGAATCCACGAAAGTTCAAGGTAGAAAAAATAGCAGAGGGGAAGTTTCGAATTATATCCGATTACTTACAACGTAAAATACCTATGATGAGATTTGATATACGTGAATCATTAGACAGGCTAAGGCGTATACTGAGAATTAACCGTATCCACCTGAAGCTTAAGAAAATGGGAGTGGAACAAGGCGATACCTTGCAAATAGGTGATATGTCTTTCTGTGTAAATGAACTAGCGTGCTGA